A window of the Bombus affinis isolate iyBomAffi1 unplaced genomic scaffold, iyBomAffi1.2 ctg00001281.1, whole genome shotgun sequence genome harbors these coding sequences:
- the LOC126928666 gene encoding LOW QUALITY PROTEIN: cytochrome c oxidase subunit 3-like (The sequence of the model RefSeq protein was modified relative to this genomic sequence to represent the inferred CDS: substituted 8 bases at 8 genomic stop codons), translating into MKKNFPFHIVTISPXPLISSINLINLILRTILXIYSNNLILIIINLIILILVSLMXFRDIIRERTFQGIHSLSIISIIKFRIIIFIISELFFFISFFXTFFHNSISPSIEINFSXPPSIIKFFNPFEIPLLNSIILITSGFTVTLRHYYLLNNKSKSSILNLIFTIILGFYFNFIQIFEYYNSFFCINDRIFGSIFYLSTGFHGIHVLIGTLMLLYSFIRICKNHFSSIHHINFEFSIXYXHFVDVIXLFIYIFYYILIN; encoded by the coding sequence atgaaaaaaaattttccatTTCATATAGTAACTATTAGTCCTTGACCTCTTATTTCatctataaatttaataaacttaatattaagaacaattttatgaatttattcaaataatttaatattaataattataaacttaattatattaattttagtttCTCTAATGTGATTTCGAGATATTATTCGAGAAAGAACATTTCAAGGAATACATTCATTatcaattatttcaataataaaatttagaataattatatttattatttctgaattatttttttttatttcatttttttgaactttctttcataattcaatttctccttcaatcgaaattaatttttcttgacctccttctataattaaattttttaatccatttgaaattcctttattaaattctattattttaattacatcaGGATTTACTGTTACATTAAGACattattacttattaaataataaatcaaaatcaagtattttaaatttaatatttacaattattttaggattttattttaattttatacaaatattcgaatattataattcatttttttgtATTAATGATAGAATCTTTggatcaattttttatttatcaacAGGATTTCATGGAATTCATGTTCTTATTGGAACTTTAATgttattatattcttttattcgaatatgtaaaaaccACTTTTCATCAATCCATcatattaattttgaattctCAATTTGATATTGACATTTTGTAGATgtaatttgattatttatttatatattttattatatcttaataaattaa